From the Deinococcus sonorensis KR-87 genome, the window TCCAGTTCGGCCAGCACCACCGGGCACACCGCGAGCCGCAGGGCCTCGTCATCCTGGCCGGGGGCCGGCACCTCCCCGAAGGGGCTCAGCAGCCGCAGCCGCAGCGGGCCGTGCCGCCATTCGTCCGAGGCCCAGCCGAGCCGGCGTTCCAGCTCCTGCTCCGGCACGGTCCGGACCTCCGGGGCCGCCCGGGCCACGCCGTCCGCGTTCGCCTGATAGGCCAGTTCGCCCAGTCCCAGCGGGGCGCTCAGGAAGGGGAGCAGCTGCACCGCCTGCTGGCCGGTACGGTACCCCACGTAGACGCTCTGCTCCGGAGCATGAACGTCGGAGACGGCAAAGCCGCCGCCGTGTCCGTGGGTGCCCAGCACGAAGGAGGCGTACGCGCCCCAGGGGGCATGGTGGCTGAGGTAGGCAGTGGTCATGGTGGATCCTTTGAGGTGCGGGGAGAAGCGGGGCCGGGGTTGGCCTTCAGCCCTTGACGGAGCCGGCCATCATGCCCTGGATGATGCGCTCCTGGCCGAAGATGTACGCCACGATCAGCGGCAGGGTGGTGAGCGTGACGACCGCCAGAATGGCCGGCACGTTGCTGCTGTACTGCCCCTGGAAGTCCCAGATGGCCAGCGGCAGGGTGCGGTTCTGGGGGTTGGAGGTCAGCACATACGCGAAGATGAACTCGTTCCACATGCCGATGCCGTTGTAGATCGCCACGGTGGCGAGGCCCGGCGCACACAGCGGCACGAAGATGCGGCCGTAGAGCGTGGCGGGGCCGGCACCGTCAATGTGGGCGGCTTCTTCCAGTTCCCGGGGGATCTGGCGCATGAACTCGGTCAGGATGAAGATGCTGATCGGCAGGGCGAACGCCACGTACGGCCCGATCAGGGCGAAGGGGGTGTCATACACGCCGATGGCGCGCGACATCAGGTAGATGGGAATCAGCGTGACGTGCACCGGCACGATCAGCCCCGCCACCACCAGACTGAACAGCAGGCCGTTCAGCCGGAAGCGCAGCCGGGCAAAGGCGAAGGCGGCCATGCTGCTGAGCAGCAGCGTCAGGACGATGCTCACCACCGCCACGAAGATGCTGTTCTTCAGGTAGCCGAAAAAGGGCCCATGCAGCACCGCCAGGTAGCTGCTCAGGTCCAGGGTGCGCGGCAGCGCCCACACCGGGGTGGAGTAGATGTCGCTCTGGCTCTTGACGCTGGTGAGCACCATGAACACGAAGGGCAGCGTGGTGATGAGCAGCCACACCACCGCCGCCAGCACCACCAGGGTGCGGCTGGGCCGCGAGGAACGGGGACGGGTGGCGGTCACGTCAGACCTCCGTCTCGAAGCGGCGGGTGGCGCGCAGCGTCAGGCCCGCCACCACCGCCACGATGATGAACATGGCGCTGGAGATGGCGGCGCCGTAGCCGATGTTGAACGAACTGAAGACGGTCCGGTACATGTAGGTGGCCATCACCTCCGAGCTGTTGGAGGGCCCGCCCCCGGTCATCACGTACACCAGGTCGAAGTAGCGCAGCGAGCCGATCAGCGACAGCACCATGGCGCTGCGGATGGTGCCCTGCAGGAACGGCAGCGTGATGCGCCAGAAGATCACCGGCTCGGTGGCGCCGTCCAGGGTGGCCGCCTCGCGCAGTTCGGCCGGCATGCTCGACAGCCCGGCCAGGAACAGCAGCATGTAGAACGGCACGTTCTGCCAGCACACCACCGCGATCACCGCGATCAGGGACAGCCGCGGGTCGCCCAGCCAGTCCTGGGCCAGCACATCGAGGTGCAGGGCACGCAGCACGCTGTTGAGCGGCCCGAAGTTCGGGTCGTAGATGCTGCGGAACACCGTCCCGATGGCCACGCTGGACATCAGCAGCGGCAGGAAATACAGCACCTTCAGCGCCCTGGAGGCGCGGCCGGCCCGGTCGAGCAGGAAGGCCAGCACCAGCCCCAGCGGGATCTGGACCAGGATCGAGAGCCCGGCCAGCACGCCGTTGTTGCGGATGGCGGTCAGGAACACCCGGTCATGCAGCAGGTCGGCCCAGTTCTGCAGGCCGACGAAGCGGGCCGTGTTGCCCAGCCCGTTCCAGTTGAGCAGCGACAGCCGGAAGCTCGACAGCAGCGGGTACACCAGGAACACGACAAGCGTCAGCAGGGCCGGCAGCAGAAAGGCCGCCGCCACCCAGTTCTGGCTGCGCACCTGACGCGTCCGTGACGGCACACGGACCGGTTTGGCGGGGGTGATGAGGCTCATGGCGACTCCTTGGCCGGTGGAGCGCGGGCGCCGGGGCCGCTTCCGGCCGGCGCCCGCGCCGCGATTACTTCAGGATTTTCTTGGCCAGCGTTTCCATCTGGTCAGCGGCGGCCTGCGGGGTGACGCTCAGGCCCAGCAGCGCCTGGCTGGTGTCCTTGTGCAGCTCACCCAGCTGAGGCGCCAGGTCCTGGTCGTACCACAGCTGCACGCTGGGGGCCTTGCTGACCAGCTGCTGGATGCGCTGCAGCAGCGGATCGGTGACCTTCAGGCCCTTCACCGGCGGCAGGCGGTTGTCGCCCACCCGGTCCTGGGCCGCCTGATCGTCGATCAGGTAGGTGAGCAGCTTGGAGGCCGCATCGGGGTTCTTGCAGGTCTTGGAGACGCTGTAGAAGTTGTCGCCCACCGTGCCCAGCACTGTGTTGGCGTTGCCCTTGCCGCCCGGCACGGTGGGGAACGAGAAGAAGTCCACGTTCTTCAGGAAGTTCGGGTTCTCGTTCTTGATGGTGCCGAGCTCCCAGGTGCCCATCAGCTCCATGGCGGCGCGGCCCGAGTACAGCAGCTGCCGCGACACGCCGCTGTCGTAGTCCAGCCCGTTGTAGCCCTGCACGAAGGCTCCGGCCTTCACCAGGTCCTGCAGCATCTGGCCGGCCTTCACGAAGGTCGGGTCGGCGAAGCTGCCCCCCTTGGTGCGCGTCACGGCGTTCTTGAACACGTCCGGGCCGCCGATGCGGTCCACCAGGTAGCCGTAGAACATGCTGCCGGGCCACTTGGCCTTATTGGCGAGTGAGAAGGCCGCCACGTTGTGCTGCTTGAGGGTGGCCACCACCTTCAGCAGGTCCGGCCAGGTCTTGGGGACCTGCAGGTTGTACTTGGCGAACAGGGCCTTGTTGTACAGCACCACCGCCACACCGGTGTTCTCGGCCGGAATGCCGTAGACCTTGCCGTCGAAGGTGACGGCGCTCCAGGCGGCCGGCAGGAAGCGGTTCTTGAAGGCGGCGTTCTTGCTGAGGAAGGGGGTGAGGTCCAGCACCTGATCGGACTTGATGTACTCGTACAGCGGTCCGCCGCCCCACGACATGAACACGCACGGGGCGTTGCCGGCGCCCACCGCGATCTTAAGCTTGGTCTTGTAGGTGTCGTTGGGCGTGACCACCACGTTGACGTTGACGCCGGGGTTGGCCTTCTGAAAGCGGTTCACGGCGTCCTGAATGATCTTCTTGCCGTTGTCGGTGGTCTGGATGTGCCACAGGTCCAGCGTGGTCTGGGCCTGGGCGAGCGTGGTGCTGGCGGCGAGCAGGGCGGTCAGGGCACGAACGCGCTTGTGATTCATGGCAGGCTCCTGGAGGCAATAGTGTCCGGACGAACGCGGGGGGCGTCCGGAGGGGAGAGGCTGAACTTGACGGTGGTGGGAGAGCCCCGCCTTTCCCGGGGCCCGGACAGCTCAGGTCACGTGGCCGGAGGTGGTCCGGTGGAGGCCCGCACCACCAGTTCGGTGGGCAGCACCAGCCGCTCGGTGACGGGAAGGCCGCCGTGCAGCAGGTTGAGCAGCATGCGGGTGCCGGCCGTGCCCATCTCAACGAGCGGCTGCCGGATGGTGGTGAGCGCCGGATGCACCTGCCCCGCGTGCGGAATGTCGTCGAAGCCGATCACCGACAGGTCGTCCGGCACGCGCAGGCCGCGGTCCTTGATCGCCTCCATCGCGCCGAAGGCCGAGAGGTCGTTGGCCGCGAAGATGGCGGTGGGCGGCTGCGGCAGGTCCAGCAGGGCGCGCGCCGCCGCGAACCCGCCCGGCTGCGTGTACTCGCCGGGCCGGACCAGCCCAGGGTCGAACGGCAGGCCGGCGGTGAGCAGGCCCTCGCGGTAGCCGCGCAGCCGCTCCAGGCTGGCGCTGGTCTCGCGGCGGCCCGCAATGAACCCGATGCGCTGATGCCCCAGCTCCAGCAGGTGCGACACGGCTAGCCGCGCCCCGTGGTAGTGGTCGGCGTCCACCAGCGGGAACGGCACCGCCGAATCCGCCGACGCCACCACCACCACCGGCACCCGCGCCTGCTGCAGCGCCTCGGCGTAGCGGTCCAGCGAGCGCGGCAGCACCATCAGCAGGCCGTCCACCAGCCCGCGTGTCAGCCGGCCCACGTTCTGCCGCTCGTGGATGGTGTCCTCCTGGGTGGTGGAGATCAGCAGGTCCAGGCCGGCGTCGTAGGCGGTGAGGTTGGCGCCGCGCACCACCTCGCTGATGTACTGCGGCCCGATGGACGGCACCACCACGCCCAGCGTGTTGGTGCGGCCGCCGGCCAGGGCGCGGGCCGAGGCGTTGGCGGTGTAGCCCAGGTCCTCAATGGCCTGCAGCACCCGTTGCCGCGTGGCCTCAGAGATGCCGGGCTGTTTGTTCACCACCTTGGACACGGTCATTTTGGACACGCCCGCGTGGCTGGCGATGTCGGCAAGCGTGACAGCAGAGCGCATCGGACTCCTTTGAACCGCATGGTCGAACTTGGATATGCGTAACGTTACCGGTAACCCTGAGTGTCTGTCAAGCGACAGTTGCGGTCAGGCCGAGCCAGACCGGACGGGGGAGACGGCAGAGCGCGAAGGTTCGACGTGTTAAGATCGCTGCATCTCAAGGTGGCAGATCGGAGACCGTTCGGACGGCGGGAACCCGGCGTGGGTCAATCGTGCGTGGGCGGGCTCCGGACGGAGGTACGAACGTGCAGGTACAGGGAACCAACGTGATTCAGGCACCACGCGAGCGGGTGTGGGCGCTGCTGCAGGACCCGGACGTGCTGGCCCGCTGTGTGCCGGGCGTCCGTGAGATGGTGGATGAGGGGGGTGGCACCTACCGCGCCGTGATGGACGTGGCGGTGGGGCCGGTCAAGGGGGCCTTCAAGGCCAAGATTCGCGTCAGCGACCAGCAGCCGCCCGAGCGCATGACGCTGGGCGTGGAGGCCAAGGCCCCCACCGGCATGGTGAACGCGGTGGGTACGCTGACGCTGGTGGACCAGGGCGCGAGCACCCGGGTGGACTGGGTGGGCGACCCCAAACTGATGGGCATGATCGCCAGCCTGGCCGGTCGCCTGATCGGCGGCATCAGCAAGCAGCAGGCCGACATCTTCTTCGGCAACCTGGAGAAGGAAGCCCAGGCGCAGACCGCCTGAGCGTTCTTTTTCCGAAGCGTCGGCACCGACTTTCCACTTTCCACGGAGGACAGGCATGAGCACAATGGACATCACGGTCACGGTCAATGGTGAGCAGCGGCAGGCTTCGGTGGAACCGCGCATGCTGCTGGTGCATTTCCTGCGCGACGAACTGGAGCTGACCGGCACCCACGTGGGCTGCGACACCAGCCAGTGCGGGGCCTGCACGGTGCATCTGGACGGCCACGCGGTCAAGAGCTGCACCCTGTTTGCGGTGCAGGCGGACGGACGCGAGGTGCTGACCATCGAGGGCATCGGGGCAGTGGGGGAACTGCACCCGCTTCAGACCGGCTTCTGGGAGGAACACGGCCTGCAGTGCGGTTTCTGCACGCCCGGCATGATCATGAGCAGCGCTGAGCTGCTGCGGACCAATCCCAACCCCAGCGAGGACCAGATCCGGCATGCGCTGGAGGGCAACTTCTGCCGATGCACCGGCTATCACAACATCGTGCGGGCCGTGCAGCACGCGGCCGGGGCCATGGCGGCCGGAGCTCAGCCGCAGTCCAGCGCCGCCGACGATTGAGCTGCCCGCGCCCGTGTTCCGGCTGTTTCTGAGCCCCGCTGCCTGTTGATGGAGGAGCCACCCATGACCGAGCTTCCCGATTCCAACTACAAAGAGCCGACCTCGCCCCAGAAGTTCATGGGCAAGGCGATCAAGCGCGTCGAAGATCCCCGCTTTCTGACCGGCACCGGCCACTACACCGACGACATCAACCTGCACGGTCAGCTGCACGCGGCCATGCTGCGCAGCCCGTATGCCCACGCGAAGATCGGGGCCATCGACGCCTCGGCCGCGCTGGCGGTCAAGGGCGTGCGGGCGGTGCTGACCGGCCAGGACCTCGCGGACGCCGGGGTGGGCAGCATTCCCACCGGCTGGCTGCTGCCGGACCTGAAGGTGCCGCCGCACCCGGCCATCGCGCACGGCGAGGTGAACTACGTGGGCGACATCGTGGCGGTGGTGATCGCGGACACCCGCGCCATCGCCGAGGACGCCGTGGCGCTCATTGATGTGGACCTGCAGCCGCTGCCGGCCGTGTCGCTCGGCAGCCAGGCGCTGGCGGACGGCGCCGTGGAGGTGCATCCGGAGGCGCCGGGCAACGTGGCGTTCCAGTGGCAGATCGGCGACAAGGACGCCACCGACGCGCACTTTGCTCAGGCGGACCGGGTGGTGACGCTCAAGCTGCGCAACCACCGGCTGGTGCCGAACGCCATCGAGCCGCGCGCCAGTCTGGCGCAGTATCAGGCCGCCGGGGACGAGTACACGCTCTGGACCACCAGCCAGAACCCGCACATCCACCGGCTGCTGCTGGCGGCCTTCGTGCTGGGCATTCCCGAGAACAAGCTGCGGGTCATCTCGCCGGACGTGGGCGGCGGTTTCGGGTCCAAGATCTTCCA encodes:
- a CDS encoding CoxG family protein — encoded protein: MQVQGTNVIQAPRERVWALLQDPDVLARCVPGVREMVDEGGGTYRAVMDVAVGPVKGAFKAKIRVSDQQPPERMTLGVEAKAPTGMVNAVGTLTLVDQGASTRVDWVGDPKLMGMIASLAGRLIGGISKQQADIFFGNLEKEAQAQTA
- a CDS encoding (2Fe-2S)-binding protein, which encodes MSTMDITVTVNGEQRQASVEPRMLLVHFLRDELELTGTHVGCDTSQCGACTVHLDGHAVKSCTLFAVQADGREVLTIEGIGAVGELHPLQTGFWEEHGLQCGFCTPGMIMSSAELLRTNPNPSEDQIRHALEGNFCRCTGYHNIVRAVQHAAGAMAAGAQPQSSAADD
- a CDS encoding carbohydrate ABC transporter permease, encoding MTATRPRSSRPSRTLVVLAAVVWLLITTLPFVFMVLTSVKSQSDIYSTPVWALPRTLDLSSYLAVLHGPFFGYLKNSIFVAVVSIVLTLLLSSMAAFAFARLRFRLNGLLFSLVVAGLIVPVHVTLIPIYLMSRAIGVYDTPFALIGPYVAFALPISIFILTEFMRQIPRELEEAAHIDGAGPATLYGRIFVPLCAPGLATVAIYNGIGMWNEFIFAYVLTSNPQNRTLPLAIWDFQGQYSSNVPAILAVVTLTTLPLIVAYIFGQERIIQGMMAGSVKG
- a CDS encoding LacI family DNA-binding transcriptional regulator, with protein sequence MRSAVTLADIASHAGVSKMTVSKVVNKQPGISEATRQRVLQAIEDLGYTANASARALAGGRTNTLGVVVPSIGPQYISEVVRGANLTAYDAGLDLLISTTQEDTIHERQNVGRLTRGLVDGLLMVLPRSLDRYAEALQQARVPVVVVASADSAVPFPLVDADHYHGARLAVSHLLELGHQRIGFIAGRRETSASLERLRGYREGLLTAGLPFDPGLVRPGEYTQPGGFAAARALLDLPQPPTAIFAANDLSAFGAMEAIKDRGLRVPDDLSVIGFDDIPHAGQVHPALTTIRQPLVEMGTAGTRMLLNLLHGGLPVTERLVLPTELVVRASTGPPPAT
- a CDS encoding carbohydrate ABC transporter permease: MSLITPAKPVRVPSRTRQVRSQNWVAAAFLLPALLTLVVFLVYPLLSSFRLSLLNWNGLGNTARFVGLQNWADLLHDRVFLTAIRNNGVLAGLSILVQIPLGLVLAFLLDRAGRASRALKVLYFLPLLMSSVAIGTVFRSIYDPNFGPLNSVLRALHLDVLAQDWLGDPRLSLIAVIAVVCWQNVPFYMLLFLAGLSSMPAELREAATLDGATEPVIFWRITLPFLQGTIRSAMVLSLIGSLRYFDLVYVMTGGGPSNSSEVMATYMYRTVFSSFNIGYGAAISSAMFIIVAVVAGLTLRATRRFETEV
- a CDS encoding extracellular solute-binding protein, producing MNHKRVRALTALLAASTTLAQAQTTLDLWHIQTTDNGKKIIQDAVNRFQKANPGVNVNVVVTPNDTYKTKLKIAVGAGNAPCVFMSWGGGPLYEYIKSDQVLDLTPFLSKNAAFKNRFLPAAWSAVTFDGKVYGIPAENTGVAVVLYNKALFAKYNLQVPKTWPDLLKVVATLKQHNVAAFSLANKAKWPGSMFYGYLVDRIGGPDVFKNAVTRTKGGSFADPTFVKAGQMLQDLVKAGAFVQGYNGLDYDSGVSRQLLYSGRAAMELMGTWELGTIKNENPNFLKNVDFFSFPTVPGGKGNANTVLGTVGDNFYSVSKTCKNPDAASKLLTYLIDDQAAQDRVGDNRLPPVKGLKVTDPLLQRIQQLVSKAPSVQLWYDQDLAPQLGELHKDTSQALLGLSVTPQAAADQMETLAKKILK